One window of Halosolutus amylolyticus genomic DNA carries:
- a CDS encoding metallophosphoesterase, whose product MADDSRRSTPAHVEPVPGEPAATATIAGERTLLVADYHAGYEAGLRYERGVDVPSHAPDRRERLLELVERLAPSRLVVLGDLMHSIGDPGGAERGELEVLFERLPDAIDVTVVKGNHDGGIEDWLGDATVVPGEGIALGDVGICHGHTWPAPAVLECGVVCIGHEHPCVRLEDEIGGSRVERAWLRGRLDPPVFNDRSAYDGLSWLAENGPEPPRLVVVPAFNDLVGGTWINVSGQSFLAPFLPDGLADGEAYLLDGTRLGPYRSV is encoded by the coding sequence ATGGCAGACGATTCGCGGCGATCGACGCCGGCCCACGTCGAGCCCGTTCCCGGAGAGCCGGCCGCGACTGCGACGATCGCGGGGGAGCGAACCCTGCTGGTCGCCGACTACCACGCCGGCTACGAGGCCGGCCTTCGCTACGAACGCGGCGTCGACGTGCCGAGCCACGCGCCCGATCGACGCGAGCGGTTGCTGGAACTCGTCGAGCGACTCGCCCCGTCGCGACTCGTCGTCCTCGGCGATCTCATGCACTCGATCGGCGACCCGGGCGGTGCCGAACGCGGCGAACTCGAGGTCCTGTTCGAACGCCTCCCGGACGCGATCGACGTCACCGTAGTGAAGGGGAACCACGACGGCGGGATCGAGGACTGGCTCGGGGACGCGACCGTCGTTCCGGGCGAGGGGATCGCGCTAGGTGACGTCGGAATCTGTCACGGCCACACCTGGCCCGCCCCGGCGGTCCTCGAGTGCGGGGTCGTCTGTATCGGTCACGAGCACCCCTGCGTGCGCCTCGAGGACGAGATCGGCGGCAGCCGCGTCGAGCGGGCGTGGCTCCGCGGGCGACTCGATCCGCCCGTCTTCAACGATCGATCGGCCTACGACGGCCTGTCGTGGCTCGCGGAGAACGGCCCGGAACCGCCGCGGCTGGTGGTCGTGCCCGCGTTCAACGACCTCGTCGGCGGCACGTGGATCAACGTCTCCGGGCAGTCCTTTCTCGCGCCGTTTCTCCCGGACGGCCTGGCCGACGGCGAGGCCTACCTGCTCGACGGAACGCGTCTCGGACCGTACCGATCGGTCTGA
- a CDS encoding molybdopterin-dependent oxidoreductase, translating into MQRRLEHEPTMTDHQQLVEALTSPIRIVGEERVTVSPPELADLPIRSREFEIVCDSGDRHTDRWQGVPVLDLLERASVPAETTHLLVESTDGYRVCIDVEAALEGLVAVARNGEPLTAVADYESRFVSAGTRGPRTAKDVWRIEPRSLSPGEDPDVYERFDAND; encoded by the coding sequence ATGCAAAGGCGGCTGGAACACGAGCCGACCATGACCGATCACCAGCAACTCGTCGAGGCACTCACCTCGCCGATCCGGATCGTCGGCGAGGAGCGCGTCACCGTCTCACCCCCCGAACTCGCCGACCTTCCGATCCGTAGCCGCGAGTTCGAGATCGTCTGTGACTCCGGCGATCGACACACCGACCGCTGGCAGGGCGTCCCCGTCCTCGACCTGCTCGAGCGTGCCTCGGTTCCGGCGGAGACGACTCACCTCCTCGTCGAGTCGACCGACGGCTACCGCGTCTGCATCGACGTCGAGGCGGCGCTCGAGGGACTCGTCGCGGTCGCCAGAAACGGGGAGCCGCTCACTGCCGTGGCAGACTACGAATCGCGGTTCGTCTCCGCCGGGACGCGCGGTCCGCGCACGGCGAAAGACGTCTGGCGGATCGAACCCCGATCGCTCTCCCCCGGCGAGGACCCGGACGTGTACGAACGGTTCGACGCGAACGACTGA
- a CDS encoding RNA-guided endonuclease InsQ/TnpB family protein, whose protein sequence is MEVRRTVPVALDVDSDDAALLEDTVDTFLWSAQYVVDHAFQGEYVTTSKTTLDDETYGDVREKTDGFNGGLVQAARNKAAEACKSVVARWKNGKKASKPTFTSPHVVYDKRTATFHDDCVSLATTDGRIEADYVLPDEDSDTPHSEYLFSDNYETTGAELHYQDGNWVLHVHCKKDVESATSNKAATENGTVLGVDLGVNNLAVTSTGTFWTGNEFDHWRREYEKRRGSLQKCGTRWAHENIQSVGRKEEGRFKLMLHRISNELVEAARENGCSVIAFEDLTDIRERTSASWGHKWAFDRVYEYVEYKAKEYGIVVEQVDPENTSQRCSHCGFTHPDNRDGEDFECLKCGYENHADYNAAKNIGLRYLRRHQNSESSDWLENRDAIFERNQTGGDGGAPLGVRLNSGMMNVNGGYSPASSEARTGVHAESHRCSGR, encoded by the coding sequence ATGGAGGTGCGGCGTACTGTCCCTGTTGCACTCGACGTGGATAGCGACGACGCCGCACTCCTCGAAGACACTGTAGACACCTTCCTCTGGTCGGCTCAATACGTCGTAGACCACGCGTTTCAAGGCGAGTACGTCACTACCAGCAAGACCACGCTGGACGACGAAACCTACGGCGACGTGCGCGAGAAAACAGATGGGTTCAACGGCGGGTTGGTGCAAGCCGCTCGGAACAAGGCCGCCGAAGCCTGCAAAAGCGTCGTCGCACGCTGGAAGAACGGGAAGAAAGCATCCAAACCCACGTTCACCAGCCCGCACGTCGTCTACGACAAGCGCACCGCAACGTTCCACGACGACTGCGTGAGCCTCGCTACCACGGACGGTCGCATCGAAGCCGACTACGTACTGCCTGACGAGGATAGTGACACGCCGCACTCGGAGTACCTGTTTTCAGATAACTACGAAACGACGGGTGCGGAACTGCACTACCAAGACGGCAACTGGGTGCTTCACGTCCACTGCAAGAAGGACGTGGAGTCAGCCACATCGAACAAGGCAGCCACCGAGAACGGAACGGTTCTCGGGGTTGACCTCGGCGTGAACAACCTCGCCGTCACCTCAACGGGCACGTTCTGGACGGGCAACGAGTTCGACCACTGGCGCAGAGAATACGAGAAACGCCGTGGCTCGCTCCAAAAATGCGGCACGCGCTGGGCACACGAGAACATCCAGTCCGTCGGGCGGAAAGAAGAGGGGCGGTTCAAACTGATGCTCCATCGCATCAGCAACGAGTTGGTCGAAGCGGCTCGTGAGAACGGTTGTTCGGTCATCGCGTTCGAGGACTTGACCGACATCCGCGAGCGGACTAGTGCGTCGTGGGGCCACAAGTGGGCGTTCGACCGCGTGTACGAGTACGTCGAGTACAAGGCCAAGGAATACGGAATCGTGGTCGAACAGGTTGACCCTGAGAACACGTCACAGCGGTGTTCGCACTGCGGGTTCACCCACCCTGACAACCGTGATGGCGAGGACTTCGAGTGCTTGAAATGCGGGTATGAGAACCACGCGGACTACAATGCCGCGAAGAACATCGGTTTGCGGTATCTCCGTCGTCATCAGAACTCGGAGAGTTCTGATTGGCTCGAAAATCGCGACGCGATTTTCGAACGCAACCAAACTGGGGGCGACGGAGGCGCACCCTTGGGCGTGCGCTTGAACAGCGGGATGATGAACGTGAACGGAGGCTATTCTCCTGCCTCGTCAGAGGCCAGAACGGGAGTCCACGCTGAATCCCACCGCTGTAGCGGTAGGTAG
- a CDS encoding helix-turn-helix domain-containing protein has product MPDDLDSAQAKLVYLYLATTGGSTIEDLSRTLALKKITVLSLLNTLSSGGYVAQRDETYVVTG; this is encoded by the coding sequence GTGCCCGACGACCTCGACTCCGCGCAGGCGAAACTCGTGTACCTCTATCTCGCGACGACGGGTGGCTCGACGATCGAAGACCTGAGTCGGACGCTGGCACTGAAGAAAATCACCGTCCTGAGTCTGCTCAACACCCTCTCGAGCGGCGGCTACGTCGCACAACGCGACGAGACGTACGTCGTCACCGGGTGA